The following coding sequences lie in one Carassius gibelio isolate Cgi1373 ecotype wild population from Czech Republic chromosome A17, carGib1.2-hapl.c, whole genome shotgun sequence genomic window:
- the LOC128031341 gene encoding syntaxin-11, whose product MRDRLVELGGVPTKEHGEEDQVDSGEDVDSGEFEQHAVVFEGEDVMEEVLREAQSIQKEITQLRVEVKKLGKQNTRFLTSVRRMSSIKRDSNSIARNIKTKGEKLYARIQKMDKLCKELEEKHGAHSALTRMVRGQFISITGSFHEAMNEYNCAEMVQRDNCKTRIQRQAEIMGKEVTGDQIEEMIETGKWNVFSDDLLTDGRTARSALNEIENRHKELLELESRIRDIHDLFFQLALLVEEQGLMVNNIEANVHATQDFVAKAAAKIGEAVRYQKKNPCRQLFCCCFPCCNK is encoded by the coding sequence ATGAGAGACAGGCTGGTTGAACTGGGAGGTGTTCCCACCAAAGAGCACGGAGAGGAAGACCAAGTAGACAGCGGAGAGGATGTGgacagcggtgaatttgaacagCATGCCGTGGTGTTCGAGGGCGAGGACGTCATGGAGGAGGTTTTAAGAGAAGCCCAGTCCATCCAGAAAGAAATCACCCAACTCCGTGTGGAGGTGAAAAAACTGGGCAAGCAGAACACGCGCTTTCTCACCTCCGTCCGACGCATGAGCAGCATCAAACGTGACTCGAACTCGATCGCACGCAACATCAAAACTAAAGGGGAGAAACTGTATGCTCGGATACAGAAGATGGATAAACTTTGTAAAGAGTTGGAGGAGAAACACGGAGCTCATTCGGCTTTGACGCGCATGGTACGCGGCCAGTTCATCTCTATAACGGGTTCTTTTCATGAAGCCATGAATGAGTACAACTGTGCCGAAATGGTGCAGAGGGACAACTGCAAGACTCGCATCCAAAGGCAAGCAGAGATCATGGGTAAAGAAGTGACTGGAGATCAAATCGAAGAAATGATCGAGACGGGCAAGTGGAATGTCTTCTCTGACGACTTGCTCACAGATGGGCGCACCGCTCGCTCCGCGCTCAACGAGATCGAGAATCGCCATAAGGAGCTTTTGGAGTTAGAGAGTCGCATCAGAGACATCCATGATCTGTTTTTCCAGCTGGCCTTACTGGTGGAGGAACAAGGACTCATGGTGAACAACATTGAGGCCAATGTACATGCCACCCAAGACTTTGTGGCCAAAGCCGCAGCTAAGATAGGGGAAGCTGTCAGATATCAGAAGAAAAACCCTTGTCGACAGCTCTTCTGTTGCTGTTTTCCATGTTGCAATAAATGA
- the LOC128031519 gene encoding utrophin-like yields the protein MRILNKPSSLKIMAMVRSSLQKVMLFLQHIQRMAVTSPRYQKLCKDIQTDVDTQTDLSKRALGGQIPDTMAQELDKFGDLDHIQIASRRECFEASVEKWTGLIAILEELWFWVKLKDEELTRQRPVGEDVHTLLQKRGYCTALHSELTGWRQDMNQTCLPPAVHPTTIEVQSNIEMASALSVQEEKIRQLAQVVQDQAFEVQQHWERFSAQATSWTHELDWALGKLQDLQQAMNQLDLGLAEMENESWHSEEHSMDNCVLENVENIGIVGNQHQQLQCSQTDKRHFSHDFLSVSVQFPWQRAVFHNGVPYYINHEQQTTSWDHPEMTQLFQSMADLSHVRFSAYRTAMKSRRLQKALCLDLLELSIAQSVFDQHKLVHNAQLLEIPGIINCLCTIYCELQQMHPDLVNVPLCVDLCLNWLLKVYDSDRSGKVQTLSMKIGLFSLSKGPLKDKYKYLFAEVAGAAGVCNQRQLALLLHNSIQIPHQLGEAAAFGGGNMEPSVRSCFQYVGRDDVIEVQQFVDWMHLEPQSMVWLPVLHRVAAAETAKHQAKCNICKECPMVGFRYRSLKHFNYNVCQTCFFSGRISKDYHLSYPMVEYCTPTTSGEDVRDFTKVLKNKFRSKKYFTKHPRLGYLPVQTILEEEHLET from the exons ATGAGAATCTTAAACAAGCCCAGCAGTCTGAAGATAATGGCTATGGTGAGATCTTCACTGCAGAAAGTGATGCTTTTTCTACAACACATCCAAAGAATGGCTGTCACGTCACCCCGTTATCAGAAATTGTGCAAG GACATTCAGACAGATGTTGATACCCAGACTGATCTTTCTAAAAGGGCTCTGGGGGGTCAGATCCCGGATACCATGGCACAAGAGCTTGATAAGTTTGGAGATCTGGACCACATTCAGATAGCCTCGAGGAG AGAGTGTTTCGAGGCCAGTGTGGAGAAATGGACAGGACTCATAGCCATCCTTGAAGAGCTTTGGTTCTGGGTAAAGCTGAAAGATGAAGAGCTGACAAGGCAGAGGCCGGTGGGAGAAGATGTACATACTTTACTGCAGAAACGAGGCTACTGCACG GCCTTGCACAGCGAGTTGACTGGATGGAGACAGGATATGAATCAGACATGTCTGCCTCCGGCAGTTCATCCTACAACAATAGAAGTCCAGAGCAATATAGAGATGGCTTCAG CGTTGAGCGTCCAGGAGGAGAAGATTCGTCAGCTGGCTCAAGTGGTTCAGGACCAGGCCTTCGAGGTCCAGCAGCACTGGGAGCGGTTCAGTGCCCAGGCCACCAGCTGGACGCACGAGCTTGACTGGGCTCTGGGGAAACTCCAGGACCTCCAGCAAGCCATGAACCAACTGGACCTCGGCCTGGCTGAGATGGAGAATGAGAGCTGGCACTCTGAGGAACACAGCATGGACAACTGTGTGCTGGAGAACGTGGAAaatatt GGGATTGTGGGTAATCAGCATCAGCAGTTGCAATGCTCCCAAACAGATAAGAGACATTTCTCCCATGACTTCTTGTCTG TTTCCGTTCAGTTCCCTTGGCAAAGAGCTGTTTTTCATAACGGCGTCCCTTATTATATCAA TCATGAGCAGCAGACCACCTCGTGGGATCATCCAGAGATGACACAGCTATTTCAGTCAATGG CCGATCTGAGCCATGTGCGTTTCTCTGCTTACCGCACAGCGATGAAGAGCCGCCGGCTACAGAAAGCCCTCTGCT tGGACCTTTTGGAGCTCAGCATCGCCCAGAGTGTGTTTGATCAACACAAACTCGTGCATAATGCACAGCTCCTGGAGATTCCAGGCATCATAAACTGTCTCTGCACAATCTACTGTGAGCTTCAGCAGATGCATCCGGATCTGGTTAATGTGCCTCTGTGTGTGGATCTGTGTCTCAACTGGTTGCTTAAAGTCTATGACAG tgaCAGAAGTGGAAAAGTTCAAACGTTGTCCATGAAGATCGGCTTGTTTTCTCTTTCAAAAGGACCTCTAAAGGATAAGTACAAAT ATCTGTTCGCTGAGGTGGCCGGCGCTGCAGGCGTCTGTAACCAGAGACAGCTGGCGTTACTGCTACACAACAGCATCCAGATCCCACACCAGCTCGGGGAGGCCGCAGCGTTCGGAGGGGGTAACATGGAGCCCAGTGTCCGGAGCTGCTTTCAGTAT GTGGGCCGTGATGATGTCATTGAGGTACAGCAGTTTGTGGACTGGATGCATTTGGAGCCGCAGTCGATGGTCTGGTTGCCCGTCCTTCATAGAGTCGCCGCTGCAGAGACCGCCAAACATCAGGCCAAATGCAACATCTGTAAGGAGTGTCCCATGGTGGGCTTCAG GTATCGAAGTCTGAAACACTTCAACTACAACGTGTGCCAGACATGTTTTTTCTCGGGAAGGATTTCCAAGGACTATCATCTCAGCTATCCAATGGTGGAGTACTGCACACCT ACCACCTCAGGAGAAGATGTGCGTGACTTCACCAAGGTGCTGAAAAACAAGTTCCGCTCAAAGAAGTACTTCACCAAACACCCTCGGCTCGGCTACCTGCCCGTGCAGACCATCCTGGAGGAAGAGCATTTAGAGACGTGA
- the LOC127933247 gene encoding F-box only protein 30, with protein MEELHIHCLKCVNRRCMIRPEPNVSCDIMGCPLVCGAVFHSCKLNEHRLLCPNERVPCLNCGFGCPFTLVRVRMAQHLETCPASVVCCTMEWNRWPVSYADRKSYDNLSKEVFDVEQLDMALALQDQRMLLESLKVATTVTKALQEQNQDYSCHQESNPENEFIETDEEPYGGPYTTSVENSTSFAATLDILHSAKTIDFTVENTNGEEQNGGCSGVRNGDGKFSNDTTKESDTDSDSDLGAVGGADCPFPVDPEDERDDWLENSGCGESSSEEGEMNGGIELSDLHNEGDGDSQVRLERVNGCSSVRQVLPDHSIPVLAQGPEMAHLPQLPLPLPIPVPNLMHNNVLHHLPFRIEDRWLERKLENLQALRGMKLFTINGRRTLFSDPYLFKAKMEDKAVDTSDLEVADDLMGLHGIDLITAALLFCLGDSPGGRGISDCRFVDGYHIDFGTQTFSLPSAILATSTMVGDIASASACDHASPQLSNPSPFHTLRLDLVLECVARYQTKQRSMFTFVCGQLFRRDEFSSHFKNVHGDIHAGLNGWMEQRCPLAYYGCTYSQRRFCPSVQGFKVIHDRHLGSFGVQPGLAACPNEPLSRTNTCQFRSHCDHLSDLPFELLQYIASFLDGFSLCHLSRVSRTMRDVCASLLQSRGMVVLIWEKTQRVDGTSSWQIQDKVWRFSTAFDTVNEWKFANISSMADHLKMCTFNTITRREEAVPLPCMSFTRELTKEGRSLRSVLKPVI; from the exons ATGGAGGAGCTTCATATCCATTGCCTGAAATGTGTCAACCGCCGATGTATGATAAGACCAGAACCTAATGTTTCCTGTGACATCATGGGCTGCCCTCTTGTGTGTGGAGCGGTTTTCCACTCATGCAAACTGAATGAACATCGATTGCTGTGTCCAAACGAAAGAGTCCCGTGTCTGAACTGTGGATTCGGATGTCCATTCACCCTAGTCAGGGTCAGAATGGCACAGCACCTTGAAACTTGCCCAGCCAGCGTTGTGTGTTGCACTATGGAATGGAATCGATGGCCAGTGAGTTATGCAGATCGCAAGTCCTACGATAACTTGAGTAAGGAGGTTTTTGATGTGGAACAGCTCGACATGGctttggccctccaggatcagCGGATGTTGCTGGAGTCGCTTAAAGTGGCGACCACAGTGACAAAAGCCCTGCAAGAGCAAAATCAGGACTATTCCTGCCACCAGGAGTCAAACCCGGAAAATGAATTCATTGAAACGGATGAGGAGCCGTATGGTGGACCTTACACAACTTCAGTGGAAAACAGTACAAGCTTTGCCGCCACTTTGGACATTCTCCATAGTGCAAAAACGATTGACTTCACTGTGGAGAATACCAATGGTGAGGAACAGAATGGAGGTTGCAGTGGTGTCAGGAATGGCGATGGAAAGTTTAGCAATGACACAACAAAGGAAAGTGACACTGATTCGGATTCTGATCTGGGAGCTGTAGGCGGTGCTGATTGTCCTTTTCCAGTAGACCCTGAAGATGAAAGAGATGATTGGTTGGAGAACAGTGGATGCGGTGAATCTTCTTCTGAAGAAGGCGAAATGAATGGTGGGATAGAACTCAGTGACCTTCATAATGAAGGGGACGGTGATAGCCAGGTCAGACTTGAAAGGGTCAATGGCTGTTCAAGCGTAAGGCAGGTTTTACCTGATCATTCCATACCTGTTCTAGCACAGGGGCCTGAAATGGCCCACTTGCCTCAGCTACCTCTTCCTTTGCCCATCCCTGTGCCTAACCTGATGCACAACAATGTTCTGCACCATTTGCCTTTCAGAATTGAGGACCGATGGCTGGAGCGCAAGTTGGAAAATCTCCAGGCACTCAGGGGAATGAAATTGTTTACAATCAACGGGCGAAGAACTCTGTTTTCCGACCCCTACTTATTCAAAGCCAAGATGGAGGACAAGGCGGTGGACACATCAGACCTCGAGGTGGCAGATGATCTGATGGGTCTTCATGGCATTGACCTCATCACCGCTGCCTTGCTCTTTTGTTTGGGAGACTCACCAGGTGGTAGGGGCATCTCAGACTGCCGCTTTGTAGATGGTTATCACATTGACTTTGGTACACAGACCTTCTCTCTTCCTTCTGCCATACTGGCAACCAGCACCATGGTTGGTGACATCGCCTCAGCTTCTGCCTGTGACCACGCCAGTCCGCAGCTTTCCAACCCCAGTCCATTTCACACCCTCAGATTAGACCTCGTTCTGGAGTGTGTGGCACGCTATCAGACCAAACAGCGCTCAATGTTCACCTTCGTATGCGGACAGCTGTTTCGCAGAGATGAGTTCTCCTCCCATTTTAAGAACGTCCATGGTGACATACATGCTGGCCTTAATGGTTGGATGGAGCAAAGGTGCCCGTTGGCGTACTATGGATGCACCTACTCGCAAAGAAGGTTTTGTCCTTCGGTACAAGGTTTCAAAGTCATCCATGACCGTCACCTGGGCTCTTTCGGTGTGCAGCCTGGATTAGCAGCTTGTCCCAATGAGCCTCTATCTAGAACTAACACCTGTCAGTTTAGGTCCCACTGTGACCACCTTAGTGACCTGCCCTTTGAGTTACTCCAGTACATTGCGAGCTTCTTGGATGGCTTTAGCCTATGCCATCTCTCCAGGGTGTCTCGCACTATGAGGGACGTATGTGCCAGTCTTCTTCAATCCCGTGGCATGGTTGTCCTAATCTGGGAGAAGACACAGCGAGTTGATGGAACCTCATCCTGGCAGATACAAGACAAG GTGTGGCGCTTCAGTACTGCATTTGATACTGTGAACGAGTGGAAGTTTGCCAACATTTCCAGCATGGCCGACCACCTCAAGATGTGCACATTTAACACCATAACACGGAGAGAAGAGGCTGTCCCACTTCCATGTATGAGTTTTACAAGAGAACTTACAAAAGAGGGACGCTCTCTACGTTCAGTGCTTAAACCGGTGATATAG